The window TCCTGCAAAACTGGAAACGATGAGGAAATTTCCTTTGCAATAAAGGGAAAAGGCGAGAAGTGTCGAAAGAAATGAATGGTATACGGTTAGACGTATGCGCGATTTTTGTTCTATCTTCGGGAGGAATATCATGGATGCAAATATGATGAATGCCCTTTATACATACGGCCCTTTGATCTTCATGGTGCTCGTCATCTACTTTTTGATCATCCGGCCGCAGCGCAAGGAGCAGAAGCGCCGCAAGGAGATGCTCGATGGACTCAGGCGCGGCAATCGCGTCGTGACGATCGGCGGCATTTACGGCACGCTGACCGAGGTGCACGATACGATGGTCAAGATGAAGATCGCCGAGCATGTGGAGATCGAGGTGTCGCGTGCGTCCATCCATGCGAATGTCACGGATGGCGGGGCGCAGGAGAAATCTTGACGCATGACATCCGAGGAGATTTTGCAGGCGAAGAAACGCCTGCGGCAAGAGGCCTTGAAGCGGCGCGGCAGCTTTTCAGAGCAGACGAACCGGGTGTTCAGCGAGGCCATAGAAGCGAGACTGATGTCGCTCGACGTCTGCCGCGAGGCTGGGACAGTCTTCGCCTTCGCCGCGATGTCGGACGAGGTGCAGCTCTACAGCTTCATGGAAAAGGCGCTGGCCGAGGGAAAGCGCGTTGCCGTGCCGCTTATCGTCG of the Selenomonas sputigena genome contains:
- the yajC gene encoding preprotein translocase subunit YajC; translation: MDANMMNALYTYGPLIFMVLVIYFLIIRPQRKEQKRRKEMLDGLRRGNRVVTIGGIYGTLTEVHDTMVKMKIAEHVEIEVSRASIHANVTDGGAQEKS